AAATTCATAAATATCGGAAACTATGTTTCTGCGAAGCTGCTTTCTGACTTTCCGGATAAACATACCTGATCCTTCTGCGGTAGTTTTGATCTCCTGTATAGCTTCTTCAATATGTTTTTCCTCGAAGCTCGGGCTGCGCAAAAGATCCTTTACCATAGCGATTGTGGCATTATCCAGGACGGCCTGCAGCGGGGAGAAGATATTTGTGCCGTCAAGAAGGCCAAAAGAATAGTGAATATAGTGTGCTCCGGCAGAAGCAACCTCCTTGTATGAATATAGCTTTTCAGCCATTGCCTGAATCCCCGGGCGTTTTGCGTCACCAACCCCTGATGATGAATAGCACGGTATACCATAAAACCGTGCCATTTGGGCACACCCCATGGCATAGTGGCTGAAATTAGCCGTACCATAACAATCGTTAAGTGTATCAAGGCGTGTCCGCACCGGCACGGACCCGTATAAAACAGGTGCTCCCGGATTAGAAAACTGGGCCAATGCAATGCCTGCCAGGATTTCGGCATTGATCTGCATGAGTATGCCTTCTTCCTGAACCGGTGCCGTCAAGCCCCCCTGAGGAGATGAAGATATAACCATGGGAATGTTCTCCTCTGCAATGGCTATTACTTTCTCAGAGCTGTCGGCAACCATATACAGAGGACTCTTTATTGGACAGACAATAAAAGACAACGGGAGATGAGACTGCTCCCCGGCAATAATTTTTGCCAAAGATATTACCTCAGGCAGAGCCTTGACATCAGCCAGGCCCCCCTGGACATGTTTTGCGCAGTTCAGCAAAGCATTAAAAAAAACATTTACATCTTTGTTGGATTCGTCTATCCCCTCGTCCTGGATGTTTACATTTCTGATAAAGAAATCTGCATGTTCCAGGTGGTCTATAAGACGGGCTGATTCACGCAGGGCAGAGATGGAGCCAGCCTCTTCCTGAAATACGGGGTACTGCAGTTTATTTTGTTCATTGTCGGCACTTACAAAGTTTTCTATCTTAGACCTGAGATAGATATTTGTTTCTGAGCCGGTTCCAAAATATACCGCAGGAACATTTGCATCTAAATATAAGGTGTTTTGGGGATCTCTGGCACCGAGAACAACCTGGGAAGGCACACTGCTGAGTGCCTTTTTAAGTACTTTTTCCGGAAAAATTATTTTCCACTGCTTTTGCTTTTCGTCTTTAATTTCAGTTACCGTGCACCCTGCACTGCGATATACATCGGCAGCCTGTTCTCCCGCACATTTAAGTCCTTGTTCCTGCAACAGTTTCATTGAGGCCTCATGTATTGCCTCAACCTGTGCTTGGGTAAGACGTTCAACAGGCTGTACATGCAGAGGTTTTCTGTACTGAACTTTTTGTTCATCCAATTAACTCACCTCTTCCTCAAATACCCCCTGCCTGATAGCTCTGGAGAATTTTCTGCAAAACTTATCATTACCGGCAAGTAAGTTACCCATGACAACAGACTGTTGGATACTTTTTTGGGTGGGATCACAAATAGCTGAATGCAAACCAAAACAAACAGCTGTGGTTAGAAAAGACCCGTTTACCAAAGAGCGTTTTTTCAACCCATGAGAAATGTTGGATAAGCCCATGGTGGTTTTGGCCTGCGGGA
The Dethiobacter alkaliphilus AHT 1 genome window above contains:
- a CDS encoding trimethylamine--corrinoid methyltransferase; this encodes MDEQKVQYRKPLHVQPVERLTQAQVEAIHEASMKLLQEQGLKCAGEQAADVYRSAGCTVTEIKDEKQKQWKIIFPEKVLKKALSSVPSQVVLGARDPQNTLYLDANVPAVYFGTGSETNIYLRSKIENFVSADNEQNKLQYPVFQEEAGSISALRESARLIDHLEHADFFIRNVNIQDEGIDESNKDVNVFFNALLNCAKHVQGGLADVKALPEVISLAKIIAGEQSHLPLSFIVCPIKSPLYMVADSSEKVIAIAEENIPMVISSSPQGGLTAPVQEEGILMQINAEILAGIALAQFSNPGAPVLYGSVPVRTRLDTLNDCYGTANFSHYAMGCAQMARFYGIPCYSSSGVGDAKRPGIQAMAEKLYSYKEVASAGAHYIHYSFGLLDGTNIFSPLQAVLDNATIAMVKDLLRSPSFEEKHIEEAIQEIKTTAEGSGMFIRKVRKQLRRNIVSDIYEFISEGEEDQVFVQAQAKLDAYLADNSNTLPEETIQEVYQKIPGLLKQS